In Drosophila simulans strain w501 chromosome 3R, Prin_Dsim_3.1, whole genome shotgun sequence, a single window of DNA contains:
- the LOC6730081 gene encoding ductus ejaculatorius peptide 99B, which yields MKTPLFLLLVVLASLLGLAVSQDRNSPEWKKSQMEREKWCRLNLGPYLGGRC from the exons ATGAAGACTCCGCTGTTTCTCCTCTTGGTCGTATTGGCTTCCCTCCTGGGATTGGCCGTATCCCAGGACCGAAATAGTCCGGAGTGGAAGAAAAGTCAGATGGAGC GTGAGAAGTGGTGCAGGCTCAACTTAGGACCCTACCTTGGTGGCAGATGCTGA
- the LOC6730082 gene encoding general odorant-binding protein 99b, with protein sequence MKVLIVLLLGLAFVLADHHHHHHDYVVKTHEDLTNYRTQCVEKVHASEELVEKYKKWQYPDDAVTHCYLECIFQKFGFYDTEHGFDVHKIHIQLAGPGVEVHESDEVHQKIAHCAETHSKEGDSCSKAYHAGMCFMNSNLQLVQHSVKV encoded by the coding sequence ATGAAGGTCCTCATCGTTCTCCTTTTGGGTCTGGCCTTTGTCCTGGCCgatcaccaccaccatcaccacgaCTATGTGGTGAAGACCCACGAGGATCTGACCAACTATCGCACGCAGTGCGTGGAGAAGGTTCACGCCAGCGAGGAGCTCGTGGAGAAGTACAAGAAGTGGCAGTACCCCGATGACGCGGTGACCCACTGCTACCTGGAGTGCATCTTCCAGAAGTTCGGCTTCTACGACACCGAGCACGGATTCGATGTCCACAAGATCCACATCCAGCTGGCCGGCCCTGGAGTCGAGGTGCACGAGTCGGACGAGGTGCACCAGAAGATCGCCCACTGCGCAGAGACTCACTCCAAGGAGGGCGACTCCTGCTCGAAGGCCTACCACGCCGGCATGTGCTTCATGAACTCCAACCTGCAGCTGGTGCAGCACAGCGTCAAGGTCTAA
- the LOC6730083 gene encoding vegetative cell wall protein gp1 isoform X2 has translation MQMEKHTILILLLLLGLVLWTDSSLAARRLRKKPKVYNALITTDDNLTSSRAYPVIQPTIHEPGYAPFGPYNPYGFYSPPIVRFGQPIVPGLTPNERLPYPLPSAAQYPAGYAPYEPQQPVEAPVEQQPQAASPPGTVERQEMTKEQLPLNQQGLPPVLIPLPSQFRGQNMHLPPYPYSQYPVIYDQAGFIRQNYLPPYDYYPSQGYPVRGAALPREEQEQPLNPVQSPPPPQPLPLENLEPAQPSFEDIRNGSESKNSAVPDVPPPPIPSGPKRPRPAEPEPEAERKPETDN, from the exons atgcaaatggaaaag CACACCATTCTGATTCTCCTACTGCTACTGGGACTCGTTCTGTGGACCGATTCCTCGCTAGCCGCCCGTCGCCTGAGGAAGAAGCCCAAGGTCTACAACGCCCTCATCACCACCGATGACAACCTGACCTCCAGCCGCGCCTACCCGGTCATCCAGCCCACCATCCACGAGCCGGGCTACGCCCCCTTTGGACCCTACAATCCCTACGGATTCTACAGTCCGCCGATCGTGAGGTTTGGCCAGCCGATTGTCCCAGGATTGACGCCAAACGAGAGG CTCCCTTACCCCCTGCCATCTGCCGCCCAGTATCCCGCTGGCTATGCTCCGTATGAACCACAACAGCCTGTGGAGGCGCCAgtggagcagcagccgcaggcGGCGTCGCCACCGGGAACCGTGGAGCGCCAGGAGATGACCAAGGAGCAGCTGCCGCTGAATCAGCAGGGACTGCCGCCCGTGCTGATCCCACTGCCCTCCCAGTTCAGAGGCCAAAACATGCACCTGCCCCCGTATCCGTACAGCCAGTACCCAGTGATCTACGACCAAGCGGGCTTCATCAGGCAGAACTACCTGCCACCCTACGACTACTACCCCAGCCAGGGCTATCCCGTGCGGGGAGCCGCTTTGCCACGCGAGGAGCAGGAACAGCCACTGAATCCCGTCCAGAGTCCACCTCCGCCACAGCCACTTCCCCTGGAGAATCTGGAGCCGGCGCAGCCCAGCTTCGAGGACATTCGCAACGGATCGGAGAGCAAAAACAGCGCGGTGCCGGATGTTCCACCTCCGCCAATACCCTCCGGACCCAAGCGTCCTCGGCCCGCGGAACCGGAACCGGAAGCGGAACGCAAACCGGAAACGGACAACTAA
- the LOC6730083 gene encoding vegetative cell wall protein gp1 isoform X3, with protein MQMEKHTILILLLLLGLVLWTDSSLAARRLRKKPKVYNALITTDDNLTSSRAYPVIQPTIHEPGYAPFGPYNPYGFYSPPIVRFGQPIVPGLTPNERYPAGYAPYEPQQPVEAPVEQQPQAASPPGTVERQEMTKEQLPLNQQGLPPVLIPLPSQFRGQNMHLPPYPYSQYPVIYDQAGFIRQNYLPPYDYYPSQGYPVRGAALPREEQEQPLNPVQSPPPPQPLPLENLEPAQPSFEDIRNGSESKNSAVPDVPPPPIPSGPKRPRPAEPEPEAERKPETDN; from the exons atgcaaatggaaaag CACACCATTCTGATTCTCCTACTGCTACTGGGACTCGTTCTGTGGACCGATTCCTCGCTAGCCGCCCGTCGCCTGAGGAAGAAGCCCAAGGTCTACAACGCCCTCATCACCACCGATGACAACCTGACCTCCAGCCGCGCCTACCCGGTCATCCAGCCCACCATCCACGAGCCGGGCTACGCCCCCTTTGGACCCTACAATCCCTACGGATTCTACAGTCCGCCGATCGTGAGGTTTGGCCAGCCGATTGTCCCAGGATTGACGCCAAACGAGAGG TATCCCGCTGGCTATGCTCCGTATGAACCACAACAGCCTGTGGAGGCGCCAgtggagcagcagccgcaggcGGCGTCGCCACCGGGAACCGTGGAGCGCCAGGAGATGACCAAGGAGCAGCTGCCGCTGAATCAGCAGGGACTGCCGCCCGTGCTGATCCCACTGCCCTCCCAGTTCAGAGGCCAAAACATGCACCTGCCCCCGTATCCGTACAGCCAGTACCCAGTGATCTACGACCAAGCGGGCTTCATCAGGCAGAACTACCTGCCACCCTACGACTACTACCCCAGCCAGGGCTATCCCGTGCGGGGAGCCGCTTTGCCACGCGAGGAGCAGGAACAGCCACTGAATCCCGTCCAGAGTCCACCTCCGCCACAGCCACTTCCCCTGGAGAATCTGGAGCCGGCGCAGCCCAGCTTCGAGGACATTCGCAACGGATCGGAGAGCAAAAACAGCGCGGTGCCGGATGTTCCACCTCCGCCAATACCCTCCGGACCCAAGCGTCCTCGGCCCGCGGAACCGGAACCGGAAGCGGAACGCAAACCGGAAACGGACAACTAA
- the LOC6730083 gene encoding vegetative cell wall protein gp1 isoform X1 — translation MVFIDRHPAAVVTNPGTAVNGHLYLCIYWYTCITADFDFDFYSRQHTILILLLLLGLVLWTDSSLAARRLRKKPKVYNALITTDDNLTSSRAYPVIQPTIHEPGYAPFGPYNPYGFYSPPIVRFGQPIVPGLTPNERLPYPLPSAAQYPAGYAPYEPQQPVEAPVEQQPQAASPPGTVERQEMTKEQLPLNQQGLPPVLIPLPSQFRGQNMHLPPYPYSQYPVIYDQAGFIRQNYLPPYDYYPSQGYPVRGAALPREEQEQPLNPVQSPPPPQPLPLENLEPAQPSFEDIRNGSESKNSAVPDVPPPPIPSGPKRPRPAEPEPEAERKPETDN, via the exons ATGGTTTTCATTGATCGCCATCCAGCAGCAGTAGTGACAAACCCAGGGACAGCTGTCAATGGCCActtgtatctatgtatctactGGTACACATGTATAACCGCCgacttcgatttcgatttctatTCTCGGCAGCACACCATTCTGATTCTCCTACTGCTACTGGGACTCGTTCTGTGGACCGATTCCTCGCTAGCCGCCCGTCGCCTGAGGAAGAAGCCCAAGGTCTACAACGCCCTCATCACCACCGATGACAACCTGACCTCCAGCCGCGCCTACCCGGTCATCCAGCCCACCATCCACGAGCCGGGCTACGCCCCCTTTGGACCCTACAATCCCTACGGATTCTACAGTCCGCCGATCGTGAGGTTTGGCCAGCCGATTGTCCCAGGATTGACGCCAAACGAGAGG CTCCCTTACCCCCTGCCATCTGCCGCCCAGTATCCCGCTGGCTATGCTCCGTATGAACCACAACAGCCTGTGGAGGCGCCAgtggagcagcagccgcaggcGGCGTCGCCACCGGGAACCGTGGAGCGCCAGGAGATGACCAAGGAGCAGCTGCCGCTGAATCAGCAGGGACTGCCGCCCGTGCTGATCCCACTGCCCTCCCAGTTCAGAGGCCAAAACATGCACCTGCCCCCGTATCCGTACAGCCAGTACCCAGTGATCTACGACCAAGCGGGCTTCATCAGGCAGAACTACCTGCCACCCTACGACTACTACCCCAGCCAGGGCTATCCCGTGCGGGGAGCCGCTTTGCCACGCGAGGAGCAGGAACAGCCACTGAATCCCGTCCAGAGTCCACCTCCGCCACAGCCACTTCCCCTGGAGAATCTGGAGCCGGCGCAGCCCAGCTTCGAGGACATTCGCAACGGATCGGAGAGCAAAAACAGCGCGGTGCCGGATGTTCCACCTCCGCCAATACCCTCCGGACCCAAGCGTCCTCGGCCCGCGGAACCGGAACCGGAAGCGGAACGCAAACCGGAAACGGACAACTAA
- the LOC6730084 gene encoding uncharacterized protein LOC6730084 — protein MKLALLLILCCCLIGMAMGDSVLVTKPPFIRSRYSLRWRKTTSVAPEVVTGSSGSTIHTVTTTDHPKLATSTASTDYDYYGNGETENVVHK, from the exons ATGAAGCTGGCACTGCTCCTGATCCTCTGCTGTTGCCTCATCGGAATGG CGATGGGTGACTCGGTTTTGGTGACCAAGCCGCCGTTCATTCGCAGTCGCTACAGCTTGCGTTGGAGGAAGACAACCAGTGTGGCGCCTGAGGTGGTCACTGGATCCAGTGGATCCACCATTCACACTGTCACCACCACCGACCATCCCAAGCTGGCCACTTCCACCGCCAGTACGGATTACGACTATTACGGAAATGGAGAGACGGAGAATGTGGTGCACAAATAA
- the LOC6730085 gene encoding pterin-4-alpha-carbinolamine dehydratase: MLLTIKCAQNVIKPNCQKVANLLASSRRAGLTRATATTATSRSLSQISVLYSPAAREAARAATGGSANLRRIHGTPTTEATATAITAKKRKMVVRLNEQERAEKLQPLLDAGWTLVEGRDAIFKQFVLKDFNQAFSFMTGVALLAEKINHHPEWFNCYNKVDVTLSTHDVGGLSSQDIRMATHLETTANLLK, encoded by the exons ATGTTGTTAACAATTAAATGCGCTCAGAATGTGATTAAGCCGAACTGCCAGAAAGTGGCCAATCTGCttgccagcagccgcagaGCTGGTTTAACCCGCGccactgcaacaacagcaacgagTAGAAG CCTGTCGCAAATCTCAGTTCTGTATTCGCCAGCAGCGAGAGAAGCAGCACGGGCAGCAACTGGTGGCAGTGCAAATCTCCGGAGAATCCACGGCACCCCAACcacagaagcaacagcaaccgcaATCACAGCGAAAAAGCGCAAAATGGTG GTACGACTAAACGAACAGGAGCGCGCCGAGAAGCTGCAGCCTCTCCTGGACGCCGGCTGGACTTTGGTGGAGGGGCGCGACGCCATCTTCAAGCAGTTCGTGCTGAAGGACTTCAACCAGGCATTCAGCTTCATGACGGGCGTGGCCCTGCTGGCCGAGAAGATCAACCACCATCCCGAGTGGTTCAACTGCTACAACAAGGTGGACGTGACTCTGTCCACACACGACGTGGGCGGGCTCAGTTCGCAGGACATTCGCATGGCCACGCACTTGGAGACCACGGCCAATTTGTTGAAATAA
- the LOC6730086 gene encoding N-alpha-acetyltransferase 40: MRNQDELSQGAKQRFVETAARAKNPLESLSYQNYKAPSGQEFKLICRAKSDADSKLLKWAFKLAETNVGPYYKQLKMGWQPKIKAAELNKNWARYLVAQNEQKENVAYAMFRFDMDHGDCVLYCYEMQVAAEYRRQGLGKFIMNTLEDCARLWHLEKVMLTVLNNNDASICFFKQLGYDKDEISPDVLEQADYQIFSKSMLS; this comes from the exons ATGCGGAATCAGGACGAACTAAGTCAGGGCGCCAAGCAGAGATTTGTGGAGACGGCTGCCAGGGCCAAGAATCCCCTCGAATCTCTGAGCTACCAAAACTACAAAGCCCCCAGCGGACAGGAATTCAAACTCATCTGCCGAGCGAAGTCGGATGCGGACTCCAAACTGCTGAAGTGGGCCTTTAAGCTGGCCGAGACGAACGTGGGACCCTATTACAAGCAACTCAAGATGGGCTGGCAGCCCAAGATCAAAGCCGCCGAGCTGAACAAGAACTGGGCTCGCTACCTGGTGGCCCAGAATGAACAAAAGGAGAACGTGGCATACGCAATGTTCCGCTTCGACATGGATCACGGAGATTGTGTCCTGTATTG TTACGAAATGCAAGTGGCTGCAGAGTATCGAAGACAAGGCCTGGGAAAGTTCATCATGAACACTTTGGAGGACTGCGCTCGCCTGTGGCACCTGGAAAAGGTCATGTTGACCGTTCTGAACAACAACGATGCCTCCATTTGCTTCTTCAAGCAACTGGGCTACGACAAGGACGAGATCTCGCCGGATGTCCTGGAGCAAGCCGACTACCAAATCTTCAGCAAATCGATGCTGAGCTGA
- the LOC6730087 gene encoding uncharacterized protein LOC6730087 produces MFRKSRPKVEPPPTAPSVEEMMADMETFEVNQPTISGSTDNLDLEHAFLTEPENLPLSTWWQMFDEYDQKVKKLSATVGDLETQRNQLKECYSKLEKNADKLRTDIQKQQALVKEALKC; encoded by the coding sequence ATGTTTAGGAAGTCCAGGCCCAAAGTAGAGCCCCCACCCACGGCTCCCAGTGTGGAGGAAATGATGGCGGACATGGAAACGTTCGAGGTCAATCAGCCCACGATAAGCGGATCAACGGACAACTTGGACTTGGAGCACGCTTTTCTGACTGAACCGGAGAATCTTCCCCTTTCAACATGGTGGCAGATGTTCGACGAGTACGATCAGAAGGTGAAGAAACTGTCGGCCACCGTGGGAGATCTAGAGACCCAACGAAATCAGTTGAAAGAATGTTATTCTAAATTGGAAAAGAACGCGGATAAGCTGAGAACGGATATCCAAAAGCAGCAGGCTCTGGTCAAAGAAGCCCTTAAATGTTAA